The genome window TGGGTTGCATCCTGTCGGTCCCTGTGACGAACTGAGCGTGACCTCCTCCTTCCTTGGCCAACCCATTGATAAGAGCAGAGCTGGCCCCTTCCCCAATCCCAAAAGAGAAACACCTACAATGCAGTAGTTTTGTTTTGAACACACAGCATGGGACGTATTCTGGGTattgtgtgggtgtttgttgtgttttgtgttttcgtGGCCTCACCTGTGGGAACCTGAATTCTTCTTCACCAGATTTATAACTTCTTTGGTGTTCCCCACCTCTCCGTCAGTAAAGACAAATAGCTATGGAAGAGACATTACATATCACTTTTACATAACATCACACCCAGAAACAATGAGTTATCCAAATCATTATCTGAGAGCTGTTTCAGTAACACAATTTGTTTTAATGATTGAGTGTAAAGAACAAGGTGTGCTAAGAATGAACAAACCGTTTTGTCATTGCAAAGTTAAAACATAGAACAGTAGGAAGTTCTGCGTTGATCAATGAATGGTTTGGCATTGTTACTGGCAAGAGATACTTGTACAACCTGTTtaacgtgtatgtgtgtgtttgcatgtgtgtgtgtgtgtgtgtgtgtgtgtgtgtgtgtgtgtgtgtgtgtgtgtgtgtgtgtgtgtgtgtgtgtgtgtgtgctgtgtgtattACTTGTCTAGGTTGACTGGGAATGCAGGACTggctgtaaatgtgtttgaggGGCTCAAGAATCTCTGTTCCTCCCAGATCAGCGCCCATCTGTTCAACTTTCTTCAGAGCCTCTTCCAAGGTCTTCTGGCTGTACTCCACACTCTTACTACCGTCAGAAACACGCAAATGCAAGAACACATCATcagttaacatgtacaaacactggTTCCAAAGACAGGAACACATTTGTTGGACTGAGTGACATAAGGGAGTCACTTACCTGAAGATGTGTTCGTAGCTGGACCCGAAACTGTAGATGTTGAAATAGCAGCCCATTGGTAAGCTCTTCAACAGGAGCAGCAGAGTATCCTtaagggaagagagaaaagacagtgaAGGCCACTGTGTGAGAGGGACATTATGAATGACTTTATAACAAATAACACATAATGAATACCCTGGCACTGCCAATGCGAGTTTCTTGCTGCTTGCTGTTATTGGTAGCACAATCCATACTGCCAGATCGATCCAGTAAGAACACAAACTCTCCACATGAGGAGACTGAAGACATCACAGCCTGGGAGAACTCAGGGTACAGGCTCAGCATCACTACTGGATCACCCATCAGAGTGCCtgaaacacagaggagagacagacaaatcTGGTTTTACCATTTATTCCAACATATGTAGTAACTCACCAGTTGGAGGATGTTGaactttttatttgcaaagtaACAACTTCACTAATGTACGCTCACCAGGCTTGGCAGAGGCCTGTCCTGCCTCCACCACAGCAGTGGGCTGGTGGGCATCTTTGTAATAAATCAGCAGTTCAACATCTCTGTCAAACTTGTGTCCTGCAGCCAACTTGACCTGCAGTTCAAAAACACgctcataaatataaataaagtgatgTGTCTTGTTGTCAGTACTGAGGaacaatcacacacagcagacacgTCGGCACTCTACCTACCGTGGCCTGGGTTTGCTCTGTGTTGAGGTACTGGAGAGGTCCAGGGAACAGTGGGACTCTACTTTAGAGATAGGATGAGGAGAGGACACTCgggcagagaaagacagactgtAGGGCACCAGAGAGGCTGGAACAGAGGTCACCTGGACACTGCCACCTCCACTGCCTCCACTTCCTGTGAACAAGTTAGAAATGCTATAATCAAAGagcattaaattacatttaagcAGCAGTAAGACAGTAGAGGAAGAAAATACAGAGCCTAAATAATAGTTAGCAGTAAAacactacagccatgctagcagctctgtgggcagtacttaggcacagcagggcgttaagctaaatgctaatggtagcatgctaacatgctcataaggACAATGGTGacgtttagcaggtataatgttcaccattttaaccatcttaacgtagtgtgttagcatgcctacaattgctaattagctactaacacaaagtacagctgatgggaatgtcattagttttgcaggtatttggtcattaatcaaagtattggaaaaattATACCTGCTGATGGTGCTCAAGAAAgagtcagtggatcaccaaagacATTAGGTTTCATCTTCTGGGCTCAATGGATATCTATACCAATCTActgatggcaatccatccaatagtttacaagacatttcactaaaagccaaaaatgtcaacctgctgatGGCGCTAGAATAGTCAGGGGATccccaaagtgattacaattcaacCTGAGGGGAAATTAATGTCTGTTCAAAAGTTTATGGacatccatcaaatagttgagatatttcagtctggaccaaaccGACTGACTTCCCAAGAGCAATGCCGCTAGCAAggctaaaatatgaaaattcaTCCCTTCATCTCCATTTCAGACAAAGCCCAATGGCTGTTTGTATGAAAAGTCTaaaagtcagtgtgaacacagtATTTCCATCTCAATCCTCTTTCCAACTACTGAAGTTAACACAAAgccataaaatgtttgttagATTTAGGATAAGTGCTCTGTTGTCACAAGGTGTGTGCCTGTTGTAATAAAACCCTTTGTATGGACAGGTGTGGTGTGCACTAAGCTAAAGTTGAAGAGTTCCTGAAGAAAGTGTTGGCTGGTTTTCCTACCCTGAGGTTGGTAGCGAGGGTTGAGcacagcaggcagacaaaacCTCAGCCCGTCATCAGCCTGCACAGCCAGCTCAGTGACGTACTCCAGCCTGATGGAGGCGCTCTCTCCTGGAGGCAGACTGCCCACACTCAGAGAGAATATATCTGGACTCTGCTCACTCTCCTCCAATAGGAAGGCCTGCTGACCGGAGCTCAAAGCATCATCATACTTCTGACGAGCCTGGAGGGCAGATGACACATGTGAGTAACTTTCCTGTGTTTACTGTGCTTTTAAGCTCCGTTGTAGTGAGTAAGTCTTTACTGTCCAGCTCACCTCCTGTTTCTCCTTCACCTCAGCTACAATCTGCGTCTGTCCAATCTTAGCACTGAagtgacagacagcagcatcTCCAGGCAGAGGGAAGACGAAAACAGCCTCTAGTGGTTTGTCCTCCTTGTTCTCATAGTTCAGAGTGGAGACCACTGTAGCCACATGGTCCCTcacctccagctccacctccacgcTCTTCAGAGGAACTGACCgacaaacagagggaaacacaaTGAAGATAAACTCTCTTTTTCAAATTGTTGAGGATACCGCTCAAGGTTTCATTTTAGCCACAACAGAGGTGTACCTGTTGACCACGCTGGTAGTTAAACCTGCCTCTGTCTAATAGTGTGCAAAGCAGGATACGATAATGTGGTCAATAGCCATTACAGCTAATACAAGCCTTTACATTTAAAGTTTACATGAGTACAACAAACAGTTGGGGAGGAAATCACCTGGTTCCTTCTGGGCAGTCAGCAGACCACAGCAGTTCGCCATGTTACCTGTACAACAATTAACAAGGACATTTGAGGACTTCCTGCTGTCGTGATGAATGGTAATGACACTTACTGCACATTCTGGACGTTCTTcagcaattaaaataaatcaatcaaaaactGGTAAATATACTTCTTGTTGTCTGTTAGAAATAGTTTCACATGAATGACATCAAAAACACGTTATAAGCATTATGGTTATAACCATGCTATAACCACCAATGTTtatattttggcattttataaATGTACTGCACAAATCACCAAAGTTACCAACAAGCTGTAattagtaataaaataataattattattattgctattattagTATATCATCGTTGGTATTATTGTTATCATAATTATGTTAATTGTTATTCCTTCAGACATAAACAAAAAGTAATCAACATCACGTAACTGCACCGTCACCGTAAATCCATcaatcaaacatacacacatatgtagtGTACTGCCGTACGCCTCTGCTCCGCTCCGCTTCTTCGGCTTCATTTCTTTCACCtcgtttattatttattattaatcaactgtttatttgtttgtgtaagGAGATTCAGACAGCTATGGCTACAGAGGAAgtttaaaatggcattttaagATTTCTCACTCTGACCAGAAATTACAGATCGAAACAGAAACAAGCTGATGTCTGTTGAAGGTAACTGACCTTCTCCTTTGTCATATGTTTATGGTATCACAATATTCTACTAAAATCCGTATGGAAATTCAAACCCAATGTGACAACAACAGTATCCAGCAGCTGTTTATAAGGTTTCCAGTGTGTCGTTTGTTATATCAGCGGTACGCTTCTGCTAACCAGTGCGTCATCTTGGacagtttaaataaacacacagcagaagaaTGCCTACCTCTGAGGGCAGATGTACCTGTGTCAGTCAGTTTTACTGCAGTTCCCTTCTGTAAATACGTGGAGACAACTTGCAGGTTTATAAAGCAGGAAGAGCTTATCCAGATGGACACTGACAGAAAAGTGAAAGTCACGCTACCGGGTACGCCCGATTTAAATACAAAAGAGCACCGGGCGAGTGGAGCTTGCGTTTGCAGTTTGAGTCCTGGTCCAAAAGCTTCATGTTAGAAAAACAAATCCTCCTGTTTTGATTCCAAAATGCCGCTGAAGTGCTGcgagtaatagtaatagtatttGGTGCTGAGGTGATAAGTTGCTACAGCCGCTACAATGGAAATCATATCTCACAGAAACCTACTTCCTCTGCGAAAATGGAGCATTCATGATGTCTCCTGCAGCCCACACAAAAAAGCCTGACAGCTGTGTTATTGCCAGCAGTTCTTGCTCTGTTCTTCCTTTTTCCCTctttgcaaacaaacacaccaacacactgacacacacacacctgtataaTTTCCCTGCCAAGATATCAGTGTATGTTTggtgtattttaatatttgtatttaatatatttatatcttattgtgtattttagtgtaaacaatgtcatttaaaaacaagttaaGTGGCTGAAACCCTCCTCTCTTCTGGTTTTAATGAACTTCTAATAATATGTGTGTATCTCAGATGAATCATAAGCCTGTTCAAAACAAGAAAACGAAGCATTGTTCTGAGTGTGGAGGACCAAGTCTGAAAACATCTGTAGCACCAAGCCACACGTGGTTTTTAGTTTCCTGAATGCAGCTTGTTTTGACTGCTGCAGGTCAGCAATGCTTCACTGTCTGTGGATGTGATCAGTGCACAGTTATATGTGACAAATCACTGCCAACTGTGGCATTATGTGTGAAACAGTCTTATCAAATGCAAAGACGCCATGGCAACAGTAAGAAAGGTAAGTTGAGGTCTGCAAAAGATACACACCATCGCCACCTAGTGGGAGATAAGAGGAATGAACACACTTCATGAGCGGACTGCCATATAATTCTCCAATCCTCAGAGTGTGTTGTGGGACTGTGCAGGTAGTTACCATAGTCCCATATTATTCATACAGTATGGTGATGTCACAGGTTTGCTGTGATATTAGTATAGTACTCTTCTGAAATGTAGAGCAGGATTATCAGAGTTGACTGTATTGAAAAAGCACCAAGGGAAGTTGACTCTGATCAGAGATGTTGAAGACGAATCTTCAACCAAGAATCCTTTTAAAAGCTGATACAGGGTTATGTGCTGTTGAGATGCATGGTGATGCTTTCCTGATTTTTTTGAACCCTGGATGCCACATTTTTGGTATCAGGTTCAGGGTGTTAACTTGTGAAAGAGCAACACATCAGTCAGCTGCTGAAGTCTAATGTGAATGTTGCACAGCCTTAAAGTGGATTCACTGATTTACTTGGAAGGCTTGGTCAGTAGTTGTAAGTGCAATGTTAAATCATCAAACAGGGACTGCATACTGTCAGTACTTGCACATAGTTGTGTTTTATTGTCAGTGCTGCTACATCTGTATAGATaggtaaaataattattaagtATTGATTCAATATTACAATTTAttatgatttttgtttgttttcttaacACTAGACCATGGAAAAAGTCGAGCCATACACTAGAGACTGTATATCATGAGTcatatttccaaaaacaatTCACATCACGTCAGTCAGTCTGagttttatttcagcagca of Siniperca chuatsi isolate FFG_IHB_CAS linkage group LG7, ASM2008510v1, whole genome shotgun sequence contains these proteins:
- the LOC122878592 gene encoding LOW QUALITY PROTEIN: von Willebrand factor A domain-containing protein 5A-like (The sequence of the model RefSeq protein was modified relative to this genomic sequence to represent the inferred CDS: inserted 1 base in 1 codon), whose amino-acid sequence is MANCCGLLTAQKEPVPLKSVEVELEVRDHVATVVSTLNYENKEDKPLEAVFVFPLPGDAAVCHFSAKIGQTQIVAEVKEKQEARQKYDDALSSGQQAFLLEESEQSPDIFSLSVGSLPPGESASIRLEYVTELAVQADDGLRFCLPAVLNPRYQPQGSGGSGGGSVQVTSVPASLVPYSLSFSARVSSPHPISKVESHCSLXPLQYLNTEQTQATVKLAAGHKFDRDVELLIYYKDAHQPTAVVEAGQASAKPGTLMGDPVVMLSLYPEFSQAVMSSVSSCGEFVFLLDRSGSMDCATNNSKQQETRIGSARDTLLLLLKSLPMGCYFNIYSFGSSYEHIFSKSVEYSQKTLEEALKKVEQMGADLGGTEILEPLKHIYSQSCIPSQPRQLFVFTDGEVGNTKEVINLVKKNSGSHRCFSFGIGEGASSALINGLAKEGGGHAQFVTGTDRMQPKVMQSLRFALQPAVEDISVTWDLPKGVSITVLSPPITTIFQGQRSLVYAQLTGQSSEAAEGCVTVKYSLAGHPSQNQLHFSLKPAENSGLTVHRLAARTLIRSLEEREDRGEQDGGVKKKVVELSVQSGVSSSFTAFIAVNKGDGEAIQGPLVRRDVPTPRLLQFCLLGSPNRCTKMPVSSRIVRNFKAVQRTSTQTSEFSLCRDAGIEPRQHHRDPLLQLVSLQKASGCWVLDPALAAALGKTSEEVENLKPATVNQEVWATILALIWLHGFKMDAQEEWELLAMKAVSWLCAQNAPCVTECVEAGNALLGCNVQKDALGL